In a genomic window of Thermoplasmata archaeon:
- a CDS encoding CDGSH iron-sulfur domain-containing protein, translating to MAHVEVQSMENGPNVVMVDGKAVATLCRCGGSSKKPQCDGTHRTAGFRSPAATTVIVP from the coding sequence ATGGCGCACGTCGAAGTCCAGTCAATGGAGAACGGTCCGAACGTGGTAATGGTCGACGGCAAGGCCGTGGCGACCCTGTGTCGATGCGGGGGTTCTTCCAAGAAGCCTCAGTGCGATGGTACCCACCGCACGGCCGGGTTCCGTAGCCCAGCGGCGACGACCGTGATCGTCCCTTGA
- a CDS encoding helix-turn-helix domain-containing protein: MGGGSATGPRPRSRGPGGTPPRILAIRLQVTEPEGLWSRPFSLAHPDLHLDLIDRLEVGRGLTLIEVRIQGGDAGDWGAEIRALPNVVDVEVISAEEESGLYRVIYRGDPFISLLRTLKLLRHFPIPIQRGMETWTVVGPEPKVHRLLEKLESQATGVRVESVRRSPLSPGASSLTPRQHEILRRALAEGYFDVPRRISLTELAPRIGVAISTLSVTLAVIEKKILEPYT; encoded by the coding sequence TTGGGAGGAGGCTCCGCAACCGGTCCGCGCCCGCGCTCTCGTGGTCCGGGAGGGACACCGCCGCGTATCCTAGCGATCCGTCTCCAGGTCACGGAACCGGAAGGACTGTGGTCGCGACCGTTCTCCCTCGCTCACCCGGACCTCCACCTCGATCTGATCGATCGCCTCGAGGTGGGCCGCGGACTGACCCTGATCGAGGTCCGGATTCAAGGCGGAGACGCCGGCGATTGGGGCGCGGAGATCCGGGCGCTCCCGAACGTCGTGGATGTCGAGGTGATCAGTGCGGAAGAGGAGTCGGGCCTCTATCGCGTGATCTACCGAGGTGACCCGTTCATCTCCCTCCTCCGCACGCTCAAGCTACTTCGGCATTTCCCGATCCCGATCCAGCGGGGGATGGAGACCTGGACCGTGGTGGGCCCCGAGCCCAAGGTTCACAGGCTCCTAGAGAAGCTCGAGTCGCAAGCGACCGGGGTGCGGGTGGAGTCGGTGCGCCGCTCGCCTCTCTCCCCCGGCGCTTCCTCGCTCACTCCCCGCCAACACGAGATCCTGCGTCGTGCGCTTGCGGAAGGTTACTTTGACGTACCTCGCCGGATCTCTCTAACCGAACTCGCTCCCAGGATCGGAGTGGCCATCTCCACCCTCTCGGTGACGTTGGCCGTGATCGAGAAAAAGATTCTGGAACCGTACACCTGA
- a CDS encoding DUF488 family protein, which produces MFETKRVYEAPSSEDGTRILIDRLWPRGVSREAARIVDWRKELAPSEELRRWYSHDPAKFPRFRERYRTELFHRTDALARLVMEGERGRVTLVYAAKDAERCNATVLKELLQELSADSLSSSHSQGASSSAPSRP; this is translated from the coding sequence ATGTTCGAGACGAAGAGAGTCTATGAGGCTCCGTCGTCGGAAGATGGAACGAGAATCCTGATCGATCGGCTCTGGCCCCGTGGAGTCAGCCGGGAAGCAGCCCGCATCGTGGACTGGCGAAAGGAGTTGGCTCCCAGTGAGGAGCTGCGCAGATGGTACTCCCACGATCCCGCCAAATTCCCCCGGTTTCGTGAGCGGTATCGGACCGAACTCTTCCATCGCACGGACGCGCTGGCCCGGCTCGTGATGGAAGGCGAGCGGGGTCGGGTGACCCTGGTCTATGCGGCCAAGGACGCCGAGCGGTGCAACGCTACGGTCCTGAAGGAACTGTTGCAAGAACTCTCCGCAGACTCCCTCAGTTCCTCTCATTCGCAGGGAGCCTCTTCGAGTGCCCCCTCGCGCCCGTAG
- a CDS encoding RNA-guided endonuclease TnpB family protein: MPLQTLMVRMEPAPEQRDALLRTVEAMNRGSDYAAKVAFRERCANKNVLQKLVYRDLREKFALSAQMAIRIIAKSVEAYKRDKAVQPKFRPRGAVPYDQRILSWKGPDTVSLLTLSGRIRVPVIWGEYQKRVLEDRPVRGQADLIWRDGKFYLAVIVEAPDVSPYEPQGALGVDLGVVNIATDSDGTTYSSEPVDKVRGKADRLKGRLQRAGTRSARRHLQRAARRESNFRRQTNHCISKSIVARAEDTKRAVALEDLGGIRERTTVRRSQRRRHLSWSFAQLRVFVEYKAAAKGVPVVLVDPRNTSRTCPRCGTIDRKNRRTREEFRCVSCGLAGPADRIAATNIAARAGVDRPIVAGSEEVWGHVSDLSCKPPILIGGR, encoded by the coding sequence ATGCCTCTCCAAACCCTGATGGTGCGGATGGAGCCGGCCCCGGAACAACGGGACGCGCTGCTCCGCACTGTCGAGGCGATGAACCGCGGCTCGGACTACGCCGCCAAGGTCGCTTTCCGGGAGAGGTGTGCCAACAAGAACGTCCTCCAGAAGCTCGTCTACCGGGACCTCCGGGAGAAGTTCGCCCTCTCCGCCCAGATGGCGATCCGCATCATCGCCAAATCGGTGGAAGCCTACAAGCGGGACAAGGCCGTCCAGCCCAAGTTCCGGCCTCGGGGAGCCGTTCCCTACGACCAGCGCATCCTGTCGTGGAAGGGGCCGGACACCGTCTCCCTGTTGACGCTTTCCGGGCGCATCCGGGTCCCGGTCATCTGGGGCGAGTACCAGAAGCGGGTGCTGGAGGACCGGCCCGTTCGAGGACAGGCGGACCTCATCTGGCGGGACGGGAAGTTCTATCTTGCCGTCATCGTCGAGGCTCCCGACGTTTCCCCCTACGAGCCGCAGGGAGCGCTGGGAGTCGACCTCGGCGTCGTGAACATCGCCACGGACTCCGACGGCACGACCTACTCGTCCGAGCCGGTCGACAAGGTCCGTGGGAAGGCCGACCGTCTCAAGGGCCGGCTCCAACGCGCCGGGACCCGGAGCGCGCGCCGCCACCTTCAGCGCGCGGCTCGGCGCGAGTCCAACTTCCGTCGCCAGACGAACCACTGCATTTCCAAGAGTATCGTCGCGCGGGCCGAAGACACGAAGCGAGCGGTCGCCCTCGAAGACCTCGGGGGCATCCGCGAGCGGACCACGGTTCGGCGCTCCCAGCGGCGGCGACACCTCTCTTGGAGCTTCGCCCAGCTCCGCGTCTTCGTGGAGTACAAGGCGGCGGCGAAGGGAGTTCCGGTGGTCCTCGTGGACCCTCGGAACACGTCCCGTACATGCCCTCGGTGCGGGACGATCGACCGGAAGAACCGACGGACGAGGGAGGAGTTCCGATGCGTGTCGTGCGGCCTCGCTGGGCCGGCCGACCGCATCGCCGCGACGAACATCGCGGCGAGGGCCGGAGTCGACCGGCCCATCGTAGCGGGGAGTGAGGAAGTGTGGGGACATGTTTCCGACCTCAGCTGCAAGCCACCGATCTTGATCGGTGGTCGTTGA